The genomic segment CGGGTGGACGCTGTCGGATGCGGAGGGCAGGCGAGGGGCTGCGCAGACGGCTTATCGCATACTGGCCGCGTCTTCGCCGGAGCGACTCGCGGCCGACGAGGGAGATTTGTGGGACAGCGGCATCACGGCGTCGGCCTCCTCCGCTCATATTTTTTATAAAGGCGCTGCGTTACGTTCCGAACAACAGGTCTGGTGGAAGGTGCAGATTCGAGATGAACGCGGCGAATGGGGGGCATGGAGCGACAGCGCGCGCTGGACCATCGGCCTGCTGAGCCGAGGCGAATGGAAGGGGATCTGGATCGGCCGCAAGATCGGCCGCAAACCGACCCGCGAGCAGCCGCTGCCCGCGGTTTATTTGCGTCGCCGTTTCGCATCGCGCGCGGGCGTAAAGCGCGCGACCGTGTACGCGACGGCGCTCGGCCTGTACAGGCTGCACCTGAACGGCCTGCGCATCGGACGCGACGCCCTCGCGCCGGAGTGGACCGACTATCACGTCCGGGTACAGTACCAGACGTATGACGTCACGGAGCTGCTGCACGAGGGGGGCAACGCGCTGGCCGTCACGCTCGGGCACGGCTGGTACACCGGCTACATCGGCATGTACGGCTATCAGAAGTACGGGATGGATCCCTCCTTTTTGCTCCAGCTGAACATTGAATACGAGGACGGGACGACGCAGTCCGTATGCACCGACGAATCATGGCGCGTGAGCTACGGTCCGATCGTCGCCGCGGACATTCAGATGGGCGAAACGCATGACGCCAGGCTGGCGGAGCCGGAGTGGCAGGAGCCTGCATTCGACGACACGGCATGGTCCCCGGCGACGCACATGTACGATTACCGCGGCATGGTGGTCCCGCAGATGTCCCCGCCGATCCGCGTCACGCAGGAGCTCGCGCCAGCGGAGGTTAAGCTGCTGTCCGAAGGCCGCGCCCTCGTGGACATGGGACAAATGACGAGCGGCTACCTTCGCGTCGTCTTCGAAGCTGCTCAAGGCGTCCAATATACGCTGCGCTATGCGGAAGCGCTGGACGAGCGAGGCGAGCTGTACACCGCCAACCTGCGCTATGCGAGACAGACGGACGCCTACATCTGCGCAGGCGACGGGCGCGAGACATTCGAGCCGCTGTTCACTTATCACGGCTACCGCTACGTTGAGATTTCGGGCGGCCCGGCGCCCAAGCCCGAAGACATCGTAGGCGTCGTCGTGCATTCCGCGCTGCCCGAGGCGGGCTCGCTGGAGACGTCGGACCCGCTGGTCAACCGGCTGCTCTCCAACATCCGCTGGACGCAGCGAGCCAACTACATGAGCGTGCCGACCGACTGCCCGCAGCGCGACGAGCGCCACGGCTGGACGGGCGACGCGCAGATTTTCGCGCGGACGGCGGCTTACAACATGGACGTGTCCGCGTTTCTGGCCAAGTGGCTCACCGATCTGGACGACGGTCAGCGTCCGACCGGGGCGTATACCGACTTCGCGCCGTTTATCTTCGGGCCGAAGACGGAGTTCGACAATGACTTTACCTACACGCACACGGCCTCGTCCGGCTGGGCGGACGCGCCGCCCATCATAGCCAAGCTGCTGCACGAGCTGTACGGCGATCGCGAGGTGCTGCGGCGTCATTACCCGGCGCTGAAGCGCTGGATGGCCTTTAACGAGACGCTGTATCCGGACGGCATCCGCCGCGACGCGCCACAATACGGTGATTGGCTGTCGCTGCCGGAGCGGCCTTACGAGGAAGCGAAGGCCGAGCTCGGCTGGCTGATCGACAGCCTCTCGACAACGCCGTACGACGTGTTCGGCACCGCATACTACGCCAACGGGGCCGCGATCATGGCCGACATCGCGCGCGAGCTTGGCGAGCACGCCGACGCGGAGCGCTACGGCGCGCTGTACGGCCGGATCAAGGCGGCGTTCGCACGCGAGTTCGTAGCCGAGGACGGGCGCATCAAAGGCGATACGCAGACGGTGTACGCCATGGCGCTCGCTTGGGACCTGCTGCCTCCGGAGCGGCGGGAGGCTGCGATGGCGCGCTTGACGGGCAAAGTCGAGTCGGCAGGCGTGATGGCGGCGACGGGCTTTCACGGCACGCGGCTGCTCATGGACGTGCTGAGCGACGAGGGACGCGAGGATCTGGCTTTTGGCCTGTTGACGCGGAAGGCCTACCCGTCGTGGCTGTATTCGGTGCTGCAAGGCGCGACGACGATCTGGGAGCGCTGGGACGGCTGGACGGAGGAGCGGGGCTTCCAGCGGCCGGGCATGAATTCGCTCTGCCACTACGCGTTCGGCGCGGTCGGCGAATGGATCTACAAGCACGTCGGCGGCATCGCCCCCGATCCGGCTGCGCCCGGCTTTGGCCGCGCCATTATTCGGCCGCGTCCGCTCGGCGGATTCACTTGGGCGAGATGCGGCTACGATTCGATCCGCGGCCGTTACGAGGTCGATTGGCGGCTCGCGGACAGCGGCACGCTTGAGCTGGCGGTGACGGTGCCCGCGGGCGGGGAGGCGATCGTGTACGTGTCGGCCGACG from the Cohnella hashimotonis genome contains:
- a CDS encoding alpha-L-rhamnosidase, with product MTTLQAVRLRTEYMEDPLGIDKLAPRLGWTLSDAEGRRGAAQTAYRILAASSPERLAADEGDLWDSGITASASSAHIFYKGAALRSEQQVWWKVQIRDERGEWGAWSDSARWTIGLLSRGEWKGIWIGRKIGRKPTREQPLPAVYLRRRFASRAGVKRATVYATALGLYRLHLNGLRIGRDALAPEWTDYHVRVQYQTYDVTELLHEGGNALAVTLGHGWYTGYIGMYGYQKYGMDPSFLLQLNIEYEDGTTQSVCTDESWRVSYGPIVAADIQMGETHDARLAEPEWQEPAFDDTAWSPATHMYDYRGMVVPQMSPPIRVTQELAPAEVKLLSEGRALVDMGQMTSGYLRVVFEAAQGVQYTLRYAEALDERGELYTANLRYARQTDAYICAGDGRETFEPLFTYHGYRYVEISGGPAPKPEDIVGVVVHSALPEAGSLETSDPLVNRLLSNIRWTQRANYMSVPTDCPQRDERHGWTGDAQIFARTAAYNMDVSAFLAKWLTDLDDGQRPTGAYTDFAPFIFGPKTEFDNDFTYTHTASSGWADAPPIIAKLLHELYGDREVLRRHYPALKRWMAFNETLYPDGIRRDAPQYGDWLSLPERPYEEAKAELGWLIDSLSTTPYDVFGTAYYANGAAIMADIARELGEHADAERYGALYGRIKAAFAREFVAEDGRIKGDTQTVYAMALAWDLLPPERREAAMARLTGKVESAGVMAATGFHGTRLLMDVLSDEGREDLAFGLLTRKAYPSWLYSVLQGATTIWERWDGWTEERGFQRPGMNSLCHYAFGAVGEWIYKHVGGIAPDPAAPGFGRAIIRPRPLGGFTWARCGYDSIRGRYEVDWRLADSGTLELAVTVPAGGEAIVYVSADAGTAVLESGASAAEAEGVEARGRLGDCETYRVASGRYLFTSQWHPQGGSQP